From a region of the Vidua macroura isolate BioBank_ID:100142 chromosome 3, ASM2450914v1, whole genome shotgun sequence genome:
- the LOC128804474 gene encoding phosphofurin acidic cluster sorting protein 1-like isoform X2, with protein MAAMAAAAAATGGALGSGPAAGPPAAAGGAAATAAAMAVASPVPVPVPMNLFATWEIDRSAPSCVPRLCSLRLKKLTVLKELDKELSSVLIAVKIQGSKRVLRSNEYILPPGGLMETELELTFSLQYPHFLKRDGNKLQIMLQRRKRYKNRTILGYKTLAVGIINMAEVMQHPTDGGQLLGLHSNMKDVNIRVAEISIYSLSSQPIDHEDGNVPSGPKIKASDRSPDIDNYSEEEDDSFSSEQEASDDAVQGQDLFDEEDDLRKTKKARRKMSRTTSITRQPNFKQKFVALLRRFRVTEEVLDSDPVDQTQEVEEDLGLLYDSLEECNNSDSGPEMEDNESVHSTPKPTLRRFFEGVSHSGSQTEIGSLHSQKGQDQESGSPGEADKRKPGAQRLQEDQGTEVPAVELVAEESCSRLTPTEAAMREGSMDRLAQLGPGTKADLPSAVSPSKAESKQLWRPRSTSVKDRQSSKVQGGRASSLDSESSPDSWHNTQVPRKSVYDQLNQILVSDEQLPESIVLVNVAEWQGQYVSEQLQAHKQLVVSTCSVADIQAAFNTTVSRIQRYCNCNSHMPPPVKVVVAGDQSYLSVVLRFFVEQLASKTPDWLNYLRFLLVPLGSHPLAKYLASVDNKYSTLFLDTAWRELFSRAEPPTADTVDIAGRVAQFIAGASLSHQLPISEAMLTYKQKSPDEDSCQKFVPFVGVVKVGLVEQSFSASVDSDDATVCTPSLLSSAPVSSAAVPYGKETVSTPPPSPSVSSSLSGAGSPSPGVEVMGLQVDYWTTQGLDRKKEGDKRETGIKNTLKSNFRSLQVSRIPSTGELVPPSTMAMTVVTKEKNKKVMFLSKKPKEKDLEPKSQVIEGITRLICTAKHQNTMLRVSIDGVEWNDVKFFQLAAQWPTHVKYLPVGIFGYSKSV; from the exons GCTCTGCAGTCTGCGCCTGAAGAAGCTCACGGTGCTTAAAGAGCTGGACaaagagctgagctctgtgcttaTCGCTGTGAAGATTCAG GGTTCAAAGCGAGTCCTGAGGTCAAATGAATACATCCTCCCGCCTGGGGGCCTGATGGAGACTGAGCTGGAGCTGACCTTCTCACTGCAG TACCCACACTTCCTCAAGAGAGATGGCAACAAGCTACAGATCATGCTGCAGCGGAGGAAGAGATACAAGAACCGCACCATCCTGGGCTACAAGACCCTGGCAGTGGGAATCATTAACATGGCTGAG GTCATGCAGCACCCGACGGATGGCGGGCAACTCCTGGGCCTCCACAGCAACATGAAGGATGTGAACATTCGAGTGGCTGAAATCAGCATCTACTCTCTGTCCAGTCAGCCCATCGACCATGAGGACGGGAACGTCCCCTCAGGTCCTAAAATCAAAGCTTCAG ATCGCTCCCCAGACATTGATAACTATTCTGAAGAAGAGGATGACAGCTTCTCCTCAGAGCAGGAAGCCAGTGATGATGCTGTGCAGGGTCAG GATCTGTTTGATGAAGAGGATGACTTGAGGAAAACCAAGAAGGCCAGGAGGAAAATGAGCCGAACCACATCAATCACCAGA CAACCAAACTTCAAGCAGAAATTTGTGGCTTTGCTGAGGAGGTTCAGAGTGACAGAAGAg GTCCTGGACTCTGACCCTGTAGACCAGACCCAGGAGGTGGAGGAAGATCTGGGCTTGCTCTATGACAGCCTGGAAGAGTGCAACAACAGTGATAGTGGCCCAGAGATGGAGGACAATGAGAGTGTACACAGCACACCCAAGCCCACCCTAAG GCGTTTCTTTGAGGGAGTCTCTCATTCTGGTTCCCAGACTGAGATCGGCAGTCTGCACAGCCAGAAAGGGCAGGATCAAGAGTCGGGCAGCCCT GGCGAGGCAGACAAGAGGAAGCCAGGAGCACAGCGACTACAGGAAGACCAAGGAACAGAGGTCCCTGCAGTG gagctggtggcagaggagTCGTGTTCCCGGCTGACCCCCACAGAGGCTGCCATGAGAGAGGGCAGCATGGACAGACTGGCCCAGCTGGGCCCTGGGACCAAAGCCGATCTTCCCAGTGCCGTATCCCCCAG CAAGGCAGAGAGCAAGCAGTTGTGGCGTCCCCGCAGCACCTCCGTGAAGGACCGGCAGAGCTCAAAGGTACAAGGTGGCCGTGCCAGCAGCCTGGACAGTGAGAGCTCTCCAGACTCATGGCATAACACCCAG GTGCCTCGAAAATCTGTTTATGATCAGCTGAACCAGATCCTGGTCTCAGACGAACAGCTCCCCGAGAGCATCGTGCTGGTGAATGTCGCTGAGTGGCAGGGGCAG TATGTGAGTGAGCAGCTCCAGGCGCACAAGCAGTTGGTTGTATCCACCTGCTCCGTGGCAGACATCCAGGCAGCCTTCAACACCACTGTCTCCCGCATCCAGCGATA CTGTAACTGTAACTCCCATATGCCTCCCCCGGTGAAGGTGGTGGTGGCAGGAGACCAGAGCTACCTGAGCGTCGTCCTCCGTTTCTTTGTGGAGCAGCTGGCCAGCAAGACACCCGACTGGCTCAACTACCTTCGCTTCTTGCTTGTACCACTGG GCTCTCACCCTCTGGCCAAGTACCTGGCCTCAGTGGATAACAAATACAGCACTCTCTTCCTGGACACAGCATGGCGGGAGCTgttcagcagggctgagcctcCCACCGCAG ACACTGTGGACATAGCAGGCCGTGTTGCCCAGTTCATCGCTGGAGCCAGCCTCTCTCACCAGCTCCCCATCTCCGAGGCCATGCTGACCTACAAGCAGAAGAG ccCCGACGAGGACTCCTGCCAGAAATTTGTCCCCTTTGTGGGG GTGGTGAAGGTGGGCCTGGTGGAGCAGTCTTTCAGTGCCTCTG tggACTCAGATGATGCCACAGTCTGCACCCCCTCCCTGCTGAGTTCAGCACCAGTCTCCAGTGCAGCTGTTCCCTACGGCAAGGAGACCGTGAGCACCCCACCCCCCTCTccatctgtcagcagcagcctctcagGTGCTGG GTCTCCGAGCCCTGGTGTGGAGGTGATGGGCCTGCAGGTGGACTACTGGACAACACAAGGGCTGGACAGGAAGAAGGAGGGTGACAAGCGGGAGACGGGTATCAAGAACACACTCAAGAGCAATTTCCGCTCACTCCAGGTCAGCCGcatccccagcacaggggaacTGGTGCCCCCCAGCACCATGGCCATGACCGTGGTCAccaaggagaaaaacaagaaag TGATGTTCCTGAGcaagaaaccaaaagaaaaagactTGGAACCCAAAAGCCAAGTCATTGAAGGGATCACACGCCTCATCTGCACAGCCAAGCACCAGAACACCATGTTGCGAG TCTCCATAGATGGGGTGGAGTGGAACGATGTGAAGTTTttccagctggcagcacagTGGCCAACACACGTCAAGTACCTCCCTGTGGGCATCTTCGGCTACTCGAAGAGTGTGTGA
- the LOC128804474 gene encoding phosphofurin acidic cluster sorting protein 1-like isoform X3, with protein METELELTFSLQYPHFLKRDGNKLQIMLQRRKRYKNRTILGYKTLAVGIINMAEVMQHPTDGGQLLGLHSNMKDVNIRVAEISIYSLSSQPIDHEDGNVPSGPKIKASDRSPDIDNYSEEEDDSFSSEQEASDDAVQGQDLFDEEDDLRKTKKARRKMSRTTSITRQPNFKQKFVALLRRFRVTEEVLDSDPVDQTQEVEEDLGLLYDSLEECNNSDSGPEMEDNESVHSTPKPTLRRFFEGVSHSGSQTEIGSLHSQKGQDQESGSPGEADKRKPGAQRLQEDQGTEVPAVELVAEESCSRLTPTEAAMREGSMDRLAQLGPGTKADLPSAVSPSKAESKQLWRPRSTSVKDRQSSKVQGGRASSLDSESSPDSWHNTQVPRKSVYDQLNQILVSDEQLPESIVLVNVAEWQGQYVSEQLQAHKQLVVSTCSVADIQAAFNTTVSRIQRYCNCNSHMPPPVKVVVAGDQSYLSVVLRFFVEQLASKTPDWLNYLRFLLVPLGSHPLAKYLASVDNKYSTLFLDTAWRELFSRAEPPTADTVDIAGRVAQFIAGASLSHQLPISEAMLTYKQKRKRSLYFDFYISPDEDSCQKFVPFVGVVKVGLVEQSFSASVDSDDATVCTPSLLSSAPVSSAAVPYGKETVSTPPPSPSVSSSLSGAGSPSPGVEVMGLQVDYWTTQGLDRKKEGDKRETGIKNTLKSNFRSLQVSRIPSTGELVPPSTMAMTVVTKEKNKKVMFLSKKPKEKDLEPKSQVIEGITRLICTAKHQNTMLRVSIDGVEWNDVKFFQLAAQWPTHVKYLPVGIFGYSKSV; from the exons ATGGAGACTGAGCTGGAGCTGACCTTCTCACTGCAG TACCCACACTTCCTCAAGAGAGATGGCAACAAGCTACAGATCATGCTGCAGCGGAGGAAGAGATACAAGAACCGCACCATCCTGGGCTACAAGACCCTGGCAGTGGGAATCATTAACATGGCTGAG GTCATGCAGCACCCGACGGATGGCGGGCAACTCCTGGGCCTCCACAGCAACATGAAGGATGTGAACATTCGAGTGGCTGAAATCAGCATCTACTCTCTGTCCAGTCAGCCCATCGACCATGAGGACGGGAACGTCCCCTCAGGTCCTAAAATCAAAGCTTCAG ATCGCTCCCCAGACATTGATAACTATTCTGAAGAAGAGGATGACAGCTTCTCCTCAGAGCAGGAAGCCAGTGATGATGCTGTGCAGGGTCAG GATCTGTTTGATGAAGAGGATGACTTGAGGAAAACCAAGAAGGCCAGGAGGAAAATGAGCCGAACCACATCAATCACCAGA CAACCAAACTTCAAGCAGAAATTTGTGGCTTTGCTGAGGAGGTTCAGAGTGACAGAAGAg GTCCTGGACTCTGACCCTGTAGACCAGACCCAGGAGGTGGAGGAAGATCTGGGCTTGCTCTATGACAGCCTGGAAGAGTGCAACAACAGTGATAGTGGCCCAGAGATGGAGGACAATGAGAGTGTACACAGCACACCCAAGCCCACCCTAAG GCGTTTCTTTGAGGGAGTCTCTCATTCTGGTTCCCAGACTGAGATCGGCAGTCTGCACAGCCAGAAAGGGCAGGATCAAGAGTCGGGCAGCCCT GGCGAGGCAGACAAGAGGAAGCCAGGAGCACAGCGACTACAGGAAGACCAAGGAACAGAGGTCCCTGCAGTG gagctggtggcagaggagTCGTGTTCCCGGCTGACCCCCACAGAGGCTGCCATGAGAGAGGGCAGCATGGACAGACTGGCCCAGCTGGGCCCTGGGACCAAAGCCGATCTTCCCAGTGCCGTATCCCCCAG CAAGGCAGAGAGCAAGCAGTTGTGGCGTCCCCGCAGCACCTCCGTGAAGGACCGGCAGAGCTCAAAGGTACAAGGTGGCCGTGCCAGCAGCCTGGACAGTGAGAGCTCTCCAGACTCATGGCATAACACCCAG GTGCCTCGAAAATCTGTTTATGATCAGCTGAACCAGATCCTGGTCTCAGACGAACAGCTCCCCGAGAGCATCGTGCTGGTGAATGTCGCTGAGTGGCAGGGGCAG TATGTGAGTGAGCAGCTCCAGGCGCACAAGCAGTTGGTTGTATCCACCTGCTCCGTGGCAGACATCCAGGCAGCCTTCAACACCACTGTCTCCCGCATCCAGCGATA CTGTAACTGTAACTCCCATATGCCTCCCCCGGTGAAGGTGGTGGTGGCAGGAGACCAGAGCTACCTGAGCGTCGTCCTCCGTTTCTTTGTGGAGCAGCTGGCCAGCAAGACACCCGACTGGCTCAACTACCTTCGCTTCTTGCTTGTACCACTGG GCTCTCACCCTCTGGCCAAGTACCTGGCCTCAGTGGATAACAAATACAGCACTCTCTTCCTGGACACAGCATGGCGGGAGCTgttcagcagggctgagcctcCCACCGCAG ACACTGTGGACATAGCAGGCCGTGTTGCCCAGTTCATCGCTGGAGCCAGCCTCTCTCACCAGCTCCCCATCTCCGAGGCCATGCTGACCTACAAGCAGAAGAG GAAGAGAAGTctctattttgatttttatatcAG ccCCGACGAGGACTCCTGCCAGAAATTTGTCCCCTTTGTGGGG GTGGTGAAGGTGGGCCTGGTGGAGCAGTCTTTCAGTGCCTCTG tggACTCAGATGATGCCACAGTCTGCACCCCCTCCCTGCTGAGTTCAGCACCAGTCTCCAGTGCAGCTGTTCCCTACGGCAAGGAGACCGTGAGCACCCCACCCCCCTCTccatctgtcagcagcagcctctcagGTGCTGG GTCTCCGAGCCCTGGTGTGGAGGTGATGGGCCTGCAGGTGGACTACTGGACAACACAAGGGCTGGACAGGAAGAAGGAGGGTGACAAGCGGGAGACGGGTATCAAGAACACACTCAAGAGCAATTTCCGCTCACTCCAGGTCAGCCGcatccccagcacaggggaacTGGTGCCCCCCAGCACCATGGCCATGACCGTGGTCAccaaggagaaaaacaagaaag TGATGTTCCTGAGcaagaaaccaaaagaaaaagactTGGAACCCAAAAGCCAAGTCATTGAAGGGATCACACGCCTCATCTGCACAGCCAAGCACCAGAACACCATGTTGCGAG TCTCCATAGATGGGGTGGAGTGGAACGATGTGAAGTTTttccagctggcagcacagTGGCCAACACACGTCAAGTACCTCCCTGTGGGCATCTTCGGCTACTCGAAGAGTGTGTGA
- the LOC128804474 gene encoding phosphofurin acidic cluster sorting protein 1-like isoform X1, producing the protein MAAMAAAAAATGGALGSGPAAGPPAAAGGAAATAAAMAVASPVPVPVPMNLFATWEIDRSAPSCVPRLCSLRLKKLTVLKELDKELSSVLIAVKIQGSKRVLRSNEYILPPGGLMETELELTFSLQYPHFLKRDGNKLQIMLQRRKRYKNRTILGYKTLAVGIINMAEVMQHPTDGGQLLGLHSNMKDVNIRVAEISIYSLSSQPIDHEDGNVPSGPKIKASDRSPDIDNYSEEEDDSFSSEQEASDDAVQGQDLFDEEDDLRKTKKARRKMSRTTSITRQPNFKQKFVALLRRFRVTEEVLDSDPVDQTQEVEEDLGLLYDSLEECNNSDSGPEMEDNESVHSTPKPTLRRFFEGVSHSGSQTEIGSLHSQKGQDQESGSPGEADKRKPGAQRLQEDQGTEVPAVELVAEESCSRLTPTEAAMREGSMDRLAQLGPGTKADLPSAVSPSKAESKQLWRPRSTSVKDRQSSKVQGGRASSLDSESSPDSWHNTQVPRKSVYDQLNQILVSDEQLPESIVLVNVAEWQGQYVSEQLQAHKQLVVSTCSVADIQAAFNTTVSRIQRYCNCNSHMPPPVKVVVAGDQSYLSVVLRFFVEQLASKTPDWLNYLRFLLVPLGSHPLAKYLASVDNKYSTLFLDTAWRELFSRAEPPTADTVDIAGRVAQFIAGASLSHQLPISEAMLTYKQKRKRSLYFDFYISPDEDSCQKFVPFVGVVKVGLVEQSFSASVDSDDATVCTPSLLSSAPVSSAAVPYGKETVSTPPPSPSVSSSLSGAGSPSPGVEVMGLQVDYWTTQGLDRKKEGDKRETGIKNTLKSNFRSLQVSRIPSTGELVPPSTMAMTVVTKEKNKKVMFLSKKPKEKDLEPKSQVIEGITRLICTAKHQNTMLRVSIDGVEWNDVKFFQLAAQWPTHVKYLPVGIFGYSKSV; encoded by the exons GCTCTGCAGTCTGCGCCTGAAGAAGCTCACGGTGCTTAAAGAGCTGGACaaagagctgagctctgtgcttaTCGCTGTGAAGATTCAG GGTTCAAAGCGAGTCCTGAGGTCAAATGAATACATCCTCCCGCCTGGGGGCCTGATGGAGACTGAGCTGGAGCTGACCTTCTCACTGCAG TACCCACACTTCCTCAAGAGAGATGGCAACAAGCTACAGATCATGCTGCAGCGGAGGAAGAGATACAAGAACCGCACCATCCTGGGCTACAAGACCCTGGCAGTGGGAATCATTAACATGGCTGAG GTCATGCAGCACCCGACGGATGGCGGGCAACTCCTGGGCCTCCACAGCAACATGAAGGATGTGAACATTCGAGTGGCTGAAATCAGCATCTACTCTCTGTCCAGTCAGCCCATCGACCATGAGGACGGGAACGTCCCCTCAGGTCCTAAAATCAAAGCTTCAG ATCGCTCCCCAGACATTGATAACTATTCTGAAGAAGAGGATGACAGCTTCTCCTCAGAGCAGGAAGCCAGTGATGATGCTGTGCAGGGTCAG GATCTGTTTGATGAAGAGGATGACTTGAGGAAAACCAAGAAGGCCAGGAGGAAAATGAGCCGAACCACATCAATCACCAGA CAACCAAACTTCAAGCAGAAATTTGTGGCTTTGCTGAGGAGGTTCAGAGTGACAGAAGAg GTCCTGGACTCTGACCCTGTAGACCAGACCCAGGAGGTGGAGGAAGATCTGGGCTTGCTCTATGACAGCCTGGAAGAGTGCAACAACAGTGATAGTGGCCCAGAGATGGAGGACAATGAGAGTGTACACAGCACACCCAAGCCCACCCTAAG GCGTTTCTTTGAGGGAGTCTCTCATTCTGGTTCCCAGACTGAGATCGGCAGTCTGCACAGCCAGAAAGGGCAGGATCAAGAGTCGGGCAGCCCT GGCGAGGCAGACAAGAGGAAGCCAGGAGCACAGCGACTACAGGAAGACCAAGGAACAGAGGTCCCTGCAGTG gagctggtggcagaggagTCGTGTTCCCGGCTGACCCCCACAGAGGCTGCCATGAGAGAGGGCAGCATGGACAGACTGGCCCAGCTGGGCCCTGGGACCAAAGCCGATCTTCCCAGTGCCGTATCCCCCAG CAAGGCAGAGAGCAAGCAGTTGTGGCGTCCCCGCAGCACCTCCGTGAAGGACCGGCAGAGCTCAAAGGTACAAGGTGGCCGTGCCAGCAGCCTGGACAGTGAGAGCTCTCCAGACTCATGGCATAACACCCAG GTGCCTCGAAAATCTGTTTATGATCAGCTGAACCAGATCCTGGTCTCAGACGAACAGCTCCCCGAGAGCATCGTGCTGGTGAATGTCGCTGAGTGGCAGGGGCAG TATGTGAGTGAGCAGCTCCAGGCGCACAAGCAGTTGGTTGTATCCACCTGCTCCGTGGCAGACATCCAGGCAGCCTTCAACACCACTGTCTCCCGCATCCAGCGATA CTGTAACTGTAACTCCCATATGCCTCCCCCGGTGAAGGTGGTGGTGGCAGGAGACCAGAGCTACCTGAGCGTCGTCCTCCGTTTCTTTGTGGAGCAGCTGGCCAGCAAGACACCCGACTGGCTCAACTACCTTCGCTTCTTGCTTGTACCACTGG GCTCTCACCCTCTGGCCAAGTACCTGGCCTCAGTGGATAACAAATACAGCACTCTCTTCCTGGACACAGCATGGCGGGAGCTgttcagcagggctgagcctcCCACCGCAG ACACTGTGGACATAGCAGGCCGTGTTGCCCAGTTCATCGCTGGAGCCAGCCTCTCTCACCAGCTCCCCATCTCCGAGGCCATGCTGACCTACAAGCAGAAGAG GAAGAGAAGTctctattttgatttttatatcAG ccCCGACGAGGACTCCTGCCAGAAATTTGTCCCCTTTGTGGGG GTGGTGAAGGTGGGCCTGGTGGAGCAGTCTTTCAGTGCCTCTG tggACTCAGATGATGCCACAGTCTGCACCCCCTCCCTGCTGAGTTCAGCACCAGTCTCCAGTGCAGCTGTTCCCTACGGCAAGGAGACCGTGAGCACCCCACCCCCCTCTccatctgtcagcagcagcctctcagGTGCTGG GTCTCCGAGCCCTGGTGTGGAGGTGATGGGCCTGCAGGTGGACTACTGGACAACACAAGGGCTGGACAGGAAGAAGGAGGGTGACAAGCGGGAGACGGGTATCAAGAACACACTCAAGAGCAATTTCCGCTCACTCCAGGTCAGCCGcatccccagcacaggggaacTGGTGCCCCCCAGCACCATGGCCATGACCGTGGTCAccaaggagaaaaacaagaaag TGATGTTCCTGAGcaagaaaccaaaagaaaaagactTGGAACCCAAAAGCCAAGTCATTGAAGGGATCACACGCCTCATCTGCACAGCCAAGCACCAGAACACCATGTTGCGAG TCTCCATAGATGGGGTGGAGTGGAACGATGTGAAGTTTttccagctggcagcacagTGGCCAACACACGTCAAGTACCTCCCTGTGGGCATCTTCGGCTACTCGAAGAGTGTGTGA